A stretch of Candidatus Krumholzibacteriia bacterium DNA encodes these proteins:
- a CDS encoding TIGR00366 family protein: MDFLGRIALALTRWSERWVPSSFVIAILLTFLVFVLAIALTSATALQCVTFWGDGFWELLSFAMQMTLIMVSGYVVAASPPVDRALTRLARLPRGPRSCVMLMAFLSMALGMLHWGLSIVVSALMVRRFARHEPRVDYRLLVTAGYLGMGLTWHAGLSASAPLLVATPGHFLERQMGIVPLGQTIFSPFNLILAFIVLGVFTLLIPLLHPRPGRALTVDPALLVEETPRDGDAFTGHISTSASGPTAASASGPAPTGFATWIDHWPALGWLVGATGFVWLVQYFHGHGWTAVTLNVVNFTYLMLGVALHGRASRLVASAEEGMKLAGGVVLQFPFYAGIYGIIRGSGLTEVIGRAFAEAATARTYPLFVYWYSGLVNYFVPSGGSKWAIEAPYILAAGDLLQVAKPKIVLAYAWGDMLTDVIQPFWALPLLKAARLDFRHILGYAMLVFILYALLVSLAFWLA; this comes from the coding sequence ATGGACTTCCTCGGGCGCATCGCACTCGCCTTGACGCGCTGGAGCGAGCGCTGGGTTCCGTCCTCCTTCGTCATCGCGATCCTGCTCACCTTCCTCGTCTTCGTTCTCGCCATCGCCCTCACCTCGGCGACCGCGCTGCAGTGCGTGACCTTCTGGGGCGATGGCTTCTGGGAGCTCCTCTCCTTCGCCATGCAGATGACCCTGATCATGGTGTCGGGGTACGTGGTGGCGGCGTCCCCGCCCGTCGATCGTGCCCTCACGCGCCTCGCCCGACTGCCACGCGGCCCACGCTCCTGCGTCATGCTCATGGCGTTCCTCTCCATGGCACTCGGGATGCTGCACTGGGGGCTCTCCATCGTGGTCTCCGCGCTCATGGTGCGCCGCTTCGCCCGCCACGAGCCGCGCGTCGACTACCGGCTCCTGGTCACCGCCGGCTACCTCGGCATGGGCCTCACCTGGCACGCCGGGCTCTCCGCCTCCGCGCCGCTCCTCGTCGCCACGCCGGGCCATTTCCTGGAGAGACAGATGGGCATCGTCCCTCTCGGCCAGACCATCTTCTCGCCCTTCAACTTGATTCTCGCCTTCATCGTCCTCGGAGTGTTCACCCTCCTGATCCCTCTCCTTCACCCGCGTCCCGGACGAGCGCTCACCGTCGACCCAGCGCTCCTCGTGGAGGAGACGCCACGAGACGGAGACGCCTTCACCGGCCACATCTCCACGAGCGCGTCTGGGCCCACCGCCGCCAGTGCGTCCGGGCCCGCGCCCACCGGCTTCGCCACCTGGATCGACCACTGGCCCGCCCTCGGCTGGCTCGTGGGCGCGACCGGGTTCGTGTGGCTCGTCCAGTACTTCCATGGCCACGGATGGACGGCAGTGACGCTCAACGTGGTGAACTTCACTTATCTTATGCTCGGGGTGGCATTGCACGGGCGCGCCTCGCGCCTCGTCGCGAGCGCCGAGGAGGGGATGAAGCTCGCCGGCGGCGTGGTGCTCCAGTTCCCCTTCTATGCCGGCATCTACGGCATCATCCGAGGCAGCGGCCTTACCGAGGTCATCGGGCGGGCTTTCGCCGAGGCCGCCACGGCGCGTACCTATCCGCTCTTCGTCTATTGGTATTCGGGTCTGGTGAACTACTTCGTGCCGAGCGGCGGCAGCAAGTGGGCGATCGAGGCGCCTTACATTCTCGCCGCGGGCGACCTGCTCCAGGTGGCCAAGCCCAAGATCGTCCTCGCCTACGCCTGGGGCGACATGCTGACCGACGTCATCCAGCCGTTCTGGGCTCTCCCGCTCCTCAAGGCGGCCCGCCTCGATTTCCGGCACATCCTCGGCTACGCGATGCTCGTCTTCATCCTCTACGCGCTGCTCGTCTCCCTGGCCTTCTGGCTCGCTTGA